Proteins encoded by one window of Streptomyces clavuligerus:
- a CDS encoding DUF397 domain-containing protein translates to MITTESPILRWVKSSYSNNGGTCVEWAPGYASATGVVPVRDSKQRTGPVLMVSVDAFAGLVRIARGTGL, encoded by the coding sequence ATGATCACGACCGAATCCCCCATCCTGCGGTGGGTCAAGTCCTCGTACAGCAACAACGGTGGTACCTGTGTGGAGTGGGCGCCCGGGTACGCGTCCGCGACCGGTGTGGTCCCCGTCCGGGACAGCAAGCAGCGCACCGGTCCGGTGCTGATGGTCTCCGTCGACGCGTTCGCGGGGCTCGTCCGGATCGCCCGCGGGACCGGCCTCTAG
- a CDS encoding sensor histidine kinase: MEAVLGAGNGLGLAATLQRLVDTATGLTGARHGALGVIDPERGTLSRLFTSGAGTAAAPAGQLARAMAAAGAHVPSGRPGSRDAIGVPVHAENGVIGALCLSGKRDGTFTEDDLAVVRVLGSQAGIAIGNARLYETARQRERWIAGAAAVTNALLTGVSPQDALTTVAEQARMLADAAAGVVLQPTADGGMEIVVASGPEDPEAIVGTVIAPGSPVLAQLLGGEPVFVEDSATDPRMTTPVRGRFGPSMMLPLQSGGRLLGTLALPRVRHGRPYTAVERRLATTFASQAALALVLADAQQDRERLAVYEDRDRIARDLHDLVVQRLFATEMMLESTRRRAADPGADELLARAVDELDSTIQEVRTAIIALQQPPCEAPVGLRARVLRETSAMAAVLGLRPSVRFRGAVDTLVGESAARGLLAALRDALGAVRGRSGVSSVVVEIDATGTDGTVRLTVTDDARHEDGIPGTVFGWASPR; the protein is encoded by the coding sequence CTGGAGGCCGTGCTCGGCGCCGGGAACGGCCTCGGCCTCGCGGCCACGCTCCAGCGGCTCGTCGACACCGCCACCGGGCTGACCGGCGCCCGGCACGGCGCGCTCGGCGTGATCGACCCGGAGCGCGGCACGCTCAGCCGGCTCTTCACCTCCGGCGCGGGCACCGCCGCCGCCCCCGCTGGTCAGCTCGCCCGCGCCATGGCGGCGGCCGGTGCCCATGTCCCCTCCGGCCGCCCGGGGAGCCGGGATGCGATCGGCGTCCCGGTCCACGCGGAGAACGGGGTGATCGGCGCGCTCTGCCTCTCCGGGAAACGGGACGGCACGTTCACGGAGGACGATCTCGCGGTGGTGCGGGTGCTCGGTTCCCAGGCGGGGATCGCGATCGGCAACGCGCGTCTGTACGAGACCGCGCGGCAGCGGGAGCGGTGGATCGCGGGCGCGGCGGCGGTGACGAACGCGCTGCTGACGGGGGTCAGCCCGCAGGACGCGCTGACGACCGTCGCCGAGCAGGCGCGGATGCTCGCGGACGCGGCGGCGGGGGTGGTGCTCCAGCCGACCGCCGACGGCGGGATGGAGATCGTGGTGGCGTCCGGCCCCGAGGACCCGGAGGCCATCGTCGGAACGGTGATCGCGCCCGGTTCGCCGGTCCTGGCGCAGCTCCTGGGCGGGGAGCCGGTGTTCGTCGAGGACTCGGCGACCGACCCCCGGATGACGACCCCGGTCCGCGGCCGCTTCGGCCCGTCGATGATGCTCCCGCTCCAGAGCGGCGGCCGTCTGCTCGGCACCCTCGCCCTCCCCCGCGTCCGCCACGGCCGCCCGTACACGGCCGTCGAACGCCGGCTGGCGACGACGTTCGCCTCCCAGGCGGCGTTGGCGCTGGTGCTCGCGGACGCCCAGCAGGACCGGGAACGGCTCGCGGTGTACGAGGACCGCGACCGGATCGCCCGCGATCTGCACGACCTGGTGGTGCAGCGGCTGTTCGCGACGGAGATGATGCTGGAGTCGACCCGCCGCCGCGCCGCCGACCCCGGCGCCGATGAACTCCTGGCGCGCGCCGTCGACGAACTGGACTCCACGATCCAGGAGGTCCGCACGGCGATCATCGCGCTCCAACAGCCCCCGTGCGAGGCCCCGGTGGGCCTCCGCGCCCGCGTCCTGCGCGAGACATCGGCCATGGCGGCGGTGCTCGGCCTGCGCCCCTCGGTCCGCTTCCGGGGCGCGGTGGACACCCTCGTCGGCGAGAGCGCCGCGCGGGGCCTGCTGGCGGCCCTGCGGGACGCGCTGGGGGCGGTACGGGGGCGGAGCGGGGTGTCCTCGGTGGTCGTCGAGATCGACGCGACCGGAACGGACGGAACGGTCCGGCTCACCGTGACCGACGACGCCCGCCATGAGGACGGCATCCCGGGGACCGTCTTCGGCTGGGCGTCGCCCCGTTAG
- a CDS encoding rod shape-determining protein, which produces MTVSLDQLRRCHIAVDLGAARTRVYVKGVGLVVDEPSVAAVNIRSGALIAVGALAEKMTGRTPEYIRVVRPISGGTVVDIEMAQRMIRHLLGEKLRRQLRRKPRLRAAACTPHLSDPLAQRASVETLVGLGARRVELVDTLIAAAVGCGLPVEQPTATMIVVSGAATTQLAVLSLGSIVTAERIPVGGNAIDNAVIQHLRTQHELLLPSQSVRPLQLALHGNGLHSHGPESTEIHGRDVATGLARSVQVDTAAVRNAIHTPLTSVIDGIGKVLRDCPPDLVADLADRGITMVGGSALLPGFDQMLRDATGMPVRIADRPDVCAVLGLGAMLEGNVKPLAFDPLTEVEE; this is translated from the coding sequence GTGACCGTCAGTCTTGACCAGCTCCGCCGCTGCCATATCGCCGTCGATCTGGGCGCGGCCCGTACCAGGGTCTATGTCAAGGGCGTGGGGCTCGTCGTGGACGAGCCGAGCGTCGCCGCCGTGAACATCCGCAGCGGCGCGCTGATCGCCGTCGGCGCGCTCGCCGAGAAGATGACCGGCCGCACCCCCGAGTACATCCGGGTGGTCCGCCCCATCTCCGGCGGCACCGTCGTCGACATCGAGATGGCGCAGCGGATGATCCGCCACCTCCTCGGCGAGAAGCTGCGCCGCCAGCTCCGCCGCAAGCCCCGGCTGCGGGCCGCCGCCTGCACCCCCCATCTGAGCGACCCGCTCGCGCAGCGCGCGTCCGTGGAGACGCTGGTGGGCCTGGGGGCCCGCCGGGTGGAGCTGGTGGACACGCTGATCGCCGCCGCCGTCGGCTGCGGACTCCCCGTGGAGCAGCCCACCGCCACCATGATCGTCGTCTCCGGCGCGGCCACGACACAGCTCGCGGTCCTCTCCCTGGGTTCGATCGTCACCGCCGAGCGCATCCCCGTCGGCGGCAACGCGATCGACAACGCGGTGATCCAGCATCTGCGCACCCAGCACGAGCTGCTGCTGCCGAGCCAGTCGGTCCGTCCGCTCCAGCTCGCGCTGCACGGGAACGGGCTGCACTCGCACGGTCCGGAGTCGACGGAGATCCACGGCCGGGACGTGGCCACCGGACTGGCCCGTTCCGTACAGGTGGACACCGCCGCCGTGCGCAACGCCATCCACACGCCACTCACCTCCGTCATCGACGGCATCGGGAAGGTGCTCCGGGACTGCCCGCCGGATCTGGTCGCGGACCTCGCGGACCGGGGGATCACCATGGTCGGCGGAAGCGCGCTGCTCCCCGGTTTCGACCAGATGCTGCGGGACGCGACGGGGATGCCCGTGCGGATCGCGGACCGGCCGGACGTGTGCGCGGTGCTGGGGCTGGGCGCGATGCTGGAGGGGAACGTCAAGCCGCTGGCCTTCGACCCGCTGACGGAGGTCGAGGAGTGA
- a CDS encoding MarR family winged helix-turn-helix transcriptional regulator, giving the protein MASSPRPDTPSAPRPGPGARPDQLTLDVIDLIGTVVSRYTAEYDQAAAGYALTGAQAKVLGLLTMEPMPMRRIAQRMKCEPSNITGIVDRLELRGLVERRPDPGDRRVKLAAATEAGASTVSGLRESLDFAREPLGRLSEEERRTLRDLLLRMLGEEPPPRGNGAG; this is encoded by the coding sequence ATGGCCAGCAGCCCACGCCCGGACACCCCCTCGGCCCCCCGCCCGGGCCCGGGGGCCCGTCCCGATCAGCTCACCCTCGACGTCATCGACCTCATCGGCACGGTCGTGTCCCGCTACACGGCGGAGTACGACCAGGCGGCGGCCGGGTACGCGCTCACGGGCGCCCAGGCGAAGGTGCTGGGTCTGCTCACGATGGAGCCGATGCCCATGCGCCGGATCGCCCAGCGGATGAAGTGCGAGCCGTCCAACATCACCGGCATCGTCGACCGGCTGGAGCTGCGCGGCCTGGTGGAGCGCCGCCCCGACCCGGGCGACCGCCGGGTCAAGCTCGCCGCCGCGACGGAGGCGGGCGCGAGCACGGTGAGCGGCCTGCGGGAGTCGCTGGACTTCGCGCGGGAGCCCCTGGGCCGCCTCTCGGAGGAGGAGCGGAGGACCCTGCGGGACCTGCTGCTGCGGATGCTCGGCGAGGAGCCGCCGCCGAGAGGGAACGGGGCCGGCTGA
- a CDS encoding NADP-dependent oxidoreductase, with translation MSALPATGREWHLVARPHGWPTAEDAALREVPVTEPAEGTVLVRNQYFSVDPYMRGRMNDVKSYIPPFQIDRPMEGGAVGEVIASAAEGIAVGDHVLTFHGWREYAQVPAAQATKVDPSLAPLSAYLGVLGMPGLTAYAGLFEVGGFKEGDAVFVSGAAGAVGSLVGQMARIKGASRVIGSAGSDDKVKRLVEEYGFDAAFNYKNGPVGEQLQQAAPGGIDVYFDNVGGEHLEAAINSLKPFGRAVLCGMISLYNETEPQPGPSNLMQVIGKRLRLEGVLVGDHQGLQPQFVREVAGWIASGELTYGETVVEGIEHGFGAFLDMMKGQNTGKMVVKV, from the coding sequence ATGTCCGCACTTCCCGCGACCGGTCGTGAATGGCATCTCGTCGCCCGTCCCCACGGCTGGCCCACAGCGGAGGACGCCGCCCTGCGCGAGGTTCCGGTGACCGAGCCCGCCGAAGGCACGGTCCTGGTGCGCAACCAGTACTTCTCGGTCGACCCGTACATGCGCGGCCGGATGAACGACGTGAAGTCCTACATCCCGCCGTTCCAGATCGACCGGCCCATGGAGGGCGGCGCCGTCGGTGAGGTCATCGCCTCCGCCGCCGAGGGCATCGCCGTCGGCGACCACGTCCTCACCTTCCATGGCTGGCGCGAATACGCCCAGGTCCCGGCCGCGCAGGCGACCAAGGTCGACCCCTCGCTGGCGCCGCTCTCCGCCTATCTCGGTGTGCTCGGCATGCCCGGCCTCACCGCGTACGCGGGCCTCTTCGAGGTCGGCGGCTTCAAGGAGGGCGACGCCGTCTTCGTCTCCGGCGCGGCGGGCGCGGTCGGCAGCCTCGTCGGCCAGATGGCCCGGATCAAGGGCGCCTCGCGCGTCATCGGCTCGGCGGGCTCCGACGACAAGGTCAAGCGCCTCGTCGAGGAGTACGGCTTCGACGCCGCGTTCAACTACAAGAACGGCCCGGTCGGCGAGCAGCTCCAGCAGGCCGCCCCCGGCGGCATCGACGTCTACTTCGACAACGTCGGCGGCGAGCACCTCGAAGCCGCGATCAACTCGCTCAAGCCCTTCGGCCGGGCCGTCCTCTGCGGCATGATCTCGCTCTACAACGAGACCGAGCCGCAGCCGGGACCGAGCAACCTGATGCAGGTCATCGGGAAGCGGCTGCGCCTGGAGGGCGTGCTCGTCGGCGACCACCAGGGCCTCCAGCCGCAGTTCGTGCGGGAGGTCGCCGGGTGGATCGCCTCCGGTGAGCTGACCTACGGCGAGACCGTCGTCGAGGGCATCGAGCACGGCTTCGGCGCGTTCCTCGACATGATGAAGGGCCAGAACACCGGCAAGATGGTCGTCAAGGTCTGA
- a CDS encoding M14 family zinc carboxypeptidase, whose product MGIPRSTLVATAALATAVLLAPAPATAVPGSIPGTDHKNAKEKSPHPVRDRGNADSVLTRAPLSAATEALSGRSHSGGRDDAAYPRRTALTVPPVNAADKSIKLGLVPYHSIAPRLNALQKLGDRVSVEIAGKSASGRELYLVTVTAPESASTVREQERMRERIENSPASAARDRRIASSYKTPIFINNNIHGNEWEGTDAALKLIEELARANDARTRDLLAKNRIYLNVTANPDGRVAGTRANANGFDLNRDFITATQPESRAIRKLAIDKQPAVMLDLHGYVNGTLIEPTTPPHGENYEYDLFLKNAYANALGMEKAVNALGYTEAKDGVLPAEIPFRDWEEGWDDWPPIFTPQYMPFQGAVASHTIEFPMTVNNRAYDTLPEAELRRRAVINTDIAGATMRAALDYTRTHRSSVIADQIETFRRGAAGEAQRPVSPETVPGVPGIGPEDVYTATFPRAYVIPSGTGQRSAVAAARLVDHLIANDVRVERALTPFRLDGRTYPAGSYVVDMRQPKRGIANVMLADGRDISADVSTMYDISGWSLGRLWGATVARAERGELRVPSRTVSAAAPTGQVAPRGVPMRLELSDPKELEAVNALLKEGVAVRRTADGAAVVPASAHRRAAALAQRLGVRFSATWERGTAPLERTRVAAAVTAGELFALREMGFDVVPVSTAVLNAGFDWGSVDALMVSTGLSHASLTPAARAAFAASGVGVVGLGAGGSAFTSAAGLLQATAVPGNADANGVVRVVNAGGAITGGAQAHSFVYAPMWFTGLGAGVRVDQSYAGGNPLLSGHWRPNADGTGGPADAAGRPSVVSGTSASGVPVTLFGTQPLFRDHPKGAFSQVGRALLAG is encoded by the coding sequence ATGGGCATACCCAGATCCACTCTGGTCGCCACCGCCGCACTCGCGACGGCCGTACTGCTGGCACCGGCTCCCGCGACCGCCGTCCCCGGCTCCATCCCCGGCACCGACCACAAGAACGCGAAGGAGAAGAGCCCGCACCCGGTACGCGACCGGGGCAACGCGGACTCCGTCCTCACCCGGGCCCCGCTGTCCGCCGCCACCGAGGCGCTGAGCGGACGGTCCCACTCCGGCGGCCGGGACGACGCCGCCTACCCCCGGCGCACCGCCCTCACGGTCCCGCCCGTCAACGCCGCCGACAAGTCCATCAAGCTCGGCCTGGTCCCGTACCACTCCATCGCGCCCCGGCTCAACGCCCTCCAGAAGCTGGGCGACCGGGTCAGTGTGGAGATCGCCGGAAAGTCCGCCAGTGGGCGGGAGCTGTATCTCGTCACCGTCACCGCGCCGGAGAGCGCGTCCACGGTGCGCGAGCAGGAGCGGATGCGGGAGCGGATCGAGAACTCCCCTGCGTCGGCGGCGCGCGACCGCCGGATCGCCTCCTCGTACAAGACGCCGATCTTCATCAACAACAACATCCACGGGAACGAGTGGGAGGGCACGGACGCCGCCCTCAAGCTCATCGAGGAGCTGGCGCGCGCCAACGACGCCAGGACCAGGGATCTGCTGGCGAAGAACCGGATCTATCTGAATGTGACCGCCAACCCGGACGGCCGGGTGGCGGGCACGCGGGCCAACGCCAACGGCTTCGACCTCAACCGGGACTTCATCACGGCGACCCAGCCGGAGAGCCGGGCGATCCGGAAGCTCGCCATCGACAAGCAGCCCGCCGTGATGCTCGATCTGCACGGCTATGTCAACGGCACGCTGATCGAGCCGACGACCCCGCCGCACGGCGAGAACTACGAGTACGACCTGTTCCTGAAGAACGCCTACGCCAACGCGCTGGGCATGGAGAAGGCCGTCAACGCCCTCGGCTACACGGAGGCGAAGGACGGTGTGCTCCCGGCGGAGATCCCGTTCCGGGACTGGGAGGAGGGCTGGGACGACTGGCCACCGATCTTCACCCCGCAGTACATGCCGTTCCAGGGCGCGGTGGCCTCGCACACCATCGAGTTCCCGATGACGGTCAACAACCGGGCCTACGACACGCTGCCCGAGGCGGAGCTGCGCCGCCGGGCCGTGATCAACACCGATATCGCGGGCGCCACCATGCGGGCGGCCCTCGACTACACCCGGACGCACCGTTCCTCCGTGATCGCCGACCAGATCGAGACCTTCCGGCGCGGCGCGGCCGGTGAGGCGCAGCGGCCGGTCTCCCCGGAGACGGTGCCCGGTGTGCCGGGGATCGGCCCCGAGGACGTCTACACGGCGACCTTCCCGCGCGCGTATGTGATTCCCTCCGGCACGGGCCAGCGCAGCGCGGTGGCGGCGGCCCGGCTCGTGGACCACTTGATCGCGAACGATGTCCGGGTGGAGCGGGCCCTGACCCCGTTCCGGCTGGACGGCCGGACGTATCCCGCCGGTTCGTATGTGGTGGACATGCGTCAGCCCAAGCGCGGCATCGCCAATGTGATGCTCGCGGACGGCCGGGACATCAGCGCCGACGTATCGACGATGTACGACATATCCGGCTGGAGTCTCGGCCGGCTGTGGGGCGCCACGGTGGCCCGCGCCGAGCGCGGCGAGCTGCGGGTGCCGAGCCGTACGGTGAGCGCCGCCGCCCCCACCGGCCAGGTCGCCCCGCGCGGGGTGCCGATGCGGCTGGAGCTGTCCGACCCCAAGGAGCTGGAGGCGGTGAACGCCCTGCTCAAGGAGGGTGTCGCGGTCCGGCGCACGGCTGACGGCGCGGCCGTCGTCCCGGCGTCCGCGCACCGGCGGGCGGCGGCGCTGGCGCAGCGGCTCGGGGTGCGGTTCTCGGCGACGTGGGAGCGGGGCACCGCCCCGCTGGAGCGGACCCGGGTGGCGGCGGCCGTCACGGCGGGCGAGCTGTTCGCGCTGCGGGAGATGGGCTTCGACGTGGTGCCCGTGTCGACGGCGGTCCTCAACGCGGGCTTCGACTGGGGCTCCGTGGACGCCCTGATGGTCTCGACGGGTCTGAGCCACGCGTCCCTGACGCCCGCCGCGCGCGCGGCCTTCGCGGCGAGCGGCGTCGGCGTGGTCGGCCTGGGCGCGGGCGGCTCCGCGTTCACCTCGGCGGCGGGTCTGCTCCAGGCCACGGCCGTGCCCGGCAACGCGGACGCCAACGGCGTGGTGCGGGTCGTGAACGCGGGCGGCGCGATCACCGGTGGCGCGCAGGCGCACTCGTTCGTGTACGCCCCGATGTGGTTCACCGGCCTGGGTGCGGGGGTGCGGGTCGACCAGTCCTACGCGGGCGGCAATCCGCTGCTCTCGGGCCACTGGCGGCCGAACGCGGACGGCACCGGCGGCCCGGCGGACGCGGCGGGCAGGCCGTCGGTCGTCAGCGGCACGTCGGCGAGCGGTGTCCCGGTGACGCTGTTCGGCACGCAGCCGCTCTTCCGGGATCACCCGAAGGGCGCGTTCTCGCAGGTGGGCCGGGCCTTGCTGGCAGGCTGA
- a CDS encoding EI24 domain-containing protein — protein sequence MRDLGVGFGYVMKGQRWVGTHGRWFGFGLLPGLVTLVLYGAVLLGLLHGGTDLVAWSTGFADDWSSPWLGLFRGFLLALLWILALFLSVITFTAVTLLVGQPFYESLSEQVDRSESGHAPESGRPFWTDLWISARDSLRIVIRVGLYGVLLFAAGFIPVVGQTVVPVLGFCVTGYFLTEELAAIALQRRGVDLKERLRLLRGRRLLTLGFGVPLAGAFLIPFVAVLLMPGAVAGATMMARELVPDEEVRGPGAPVPGGNPPEALGSAPGSPYASGDHGKGHDHGHGRGHGSGHGPVAGNPYAGG from the coding sequence ATGCGTGATCTAGGGGTGGGTTTCGGCTATGTGATGAAGGGCCAGCGCTGGGTCGGCACCCATGGCCGCTGGTTCGGTTTCGGTCTGCTGCCGGGCCTGGTGACCCTGGTCCTGTACGGGGCGGTCCTCCTCGGGCTGCTCCACGGCGGCACCGATCTGGTGGCCTGGTCCACCGGTTTCGCCGACGACTGGTCCTCGCCCTGGCTCGGGCTCTTCCGGGGCTTTCTCCTCGCACTCCTGTGGATACTGGCGCTCTTCCTCTCGGTGATCACCTTCACGGCGGTGACCCTGCTGGTGGGGCAGCCGTTCTACGAGTCGCTCTCCGAGCAGGTCGACCGGAGCGAGAGCGGCCACGCCCCCGAGTCGGGCCGTCCGTTCTGGACCGATCTGTGGATCTCCGCGCGGGACTCGCTGCGGATCGTGATCCGGGTCGGCCTCTACGGTGTGCTGCTCTTCGCGGCCGGATTCATTCCGGTGGTCGGGCAGACCGTCGTCCCCGTGCTCGGTTTCTGTGTCACCGGCTACTTCCTCACCGAGGAACTGGCCGCCATCGCGCTCCAGCGGCGCGGGGTGGACCTGAAGGAGCGGCTGCGGCTGCTGCGCGGGCGGCGGCTGCTGACGCTCGGCTTCGGGGTGCCGCTGGCGGGCGCCTTCCTGATCCCGTTCGTCGCGGTGCTCCTGATGCCCGGCGCGGTGGCCGGGGCGACGATGATGGCGCGCGAGCTGGTGCCGGACGAGGAGGTGCGCGGTCCGGGGGCACCGGTCCCGGGCGGCAATCCGCCCGAGGCCCTGGGATCGGCGCCGGGCTCCCCGTACGCGTCCGGCGACCACGGCAAGGGACACGATCACGGCCACGGTCGGGGACACGGCTCCGGGCACGGCCCCGTGGCGGGCAACCCGTACGCCGGAGGCTGA
- a CDS encoding SGNH/GDSL hydrolase family protein yields the protein MDETQGAPGARGTGRGTGRRPGARTAHGTARTGAAAPAAGPESGRPRRGRAAAGASLAVAALLTAGALTACDSSSETRTHGAPAKKRPAPVWNRSPDTLAAVGDSITRAFDACLVLSDCPEASWATGTDKEVRSLAMRLIGGEPADLADRTWNYARTGARITDLPRQMTQAGARQPELVTVMVGANDACRDSAEAMTPVADFRASFTSALRELRRTAPKAQVYVSSVPDLKRLWATGKDNPLGRAVWKLGICASMLGDAEDVSSRAEQRRTAVQQRVKDYNGVLRDVCAKDTRCRYDGGEVFDYRFGDEMLSRWDWFHPSKDGQSALAEIAYRNITAERPPR from the coding sequence ATGGACGAGACGCAGGGGGCCCCAGGGGCCCGCGGCACAGGCCGGGGCACGGGCAGACGCCCGGGTGCCCGGACGGCACACGGCACGGCGCGGACCGGGGCGGCGGCCCCGGCGGCCGGGCCGGAATCCGGGCGCCCGCGCAGGGGCCGGGCCGCCGCCGGGGCGTCCCTCGCCGTCGCCGCGCTGCTCACCGCCGGGGCGCTCACGGCATGTGACAGTTCGTCGGAGACCCGGACCCATGGCGCGCCCGCCAAGAAGCGCCCCGCCCCGGTCTGGAACCGCAGCCCGGACACCCTGGCCGCCGTGGGCGACTCCATCACCCGCGCCTTCGACGCCTGTCTGGTGCTCTCGGACTGCCCCGAGGCGTCCTGGGCCACCGGCACCGACAAGGAGGTGCGCAGCCTGGCGATGCGGCTGATCGGCGGTGAGCCCGCCGACCTCGCCGACCGGACCTGGAACTACGCCAGGACCGGCGCCCGGATCACCGACCTCCCCCGGCAGATGACCCAGGCGGGGGCGCGGCAGCCCGAGCTGGTGACCGTGATGGTCGGCGCCAACGACGCCTGCCGGGACTCGGCCGAGGCGATGACCCCGGTGGCGGACTTCCGCGCCTCCTTCACGAGCGCCCTGCGGGAGCTGCGGCGCACCGCCCCCAAGGCCCAGGTGTACGTCTCCAGCGTGCCGGACCTCAAGCGGCTGTGGGCCACCGGCAAGGACAACCCGCTGGGGCGGGCGGTGTGGAAGCTGGGGATCTGTGCCTCGATGCTCGGGGACGCGGAGGACGTGAGCAGCCGGGCCGAGCAGCGGCGGACCGCCGTGCAGCAGCGGGTGAAGGACTACAACGGCGTCCTGAGGGACGTGTGCGCCAAGGACACCCGCTGCCGTTACGACGGCGGGGAGGTCTTCGACTACCGCTTCGGCGACGAGATGCTGAGCCGCTGGGACTGGTTCCATCCGAGCAAGGACGGGCAGAGCGCCCTGGCGGAGATCGCCTACCGGAACATCACGGCGGAACGCCCGCCGCGCTGA
- a CDS encoding DUF3145 domain-containing protein translates to MTTRGVLYVHSAPSALCPHVEWAVAGVLGVRVQLDWIRQPAAPGTWRAEFSWQGRPGTASKLASALRGWHLLRFEVTAEPCATAEGERYSATPELGIFHAVTGMHGDILIPEDRLRAALQRAARGETELAAEIEKLLGKPWDDELEPFRYAGEGAPVRWLHQVV, encoded by the coding sequence GTGACGACGCGTGGCGTTCTGTACGTTCACTCCGCACCGAGCGCGCTCTGTCCGCATGTCGAATGGGCGGTCGCGGGTGTGCTCGGTGTCCGGGTCCAGCTCGACTGGATCCGCCAGCCGGCCGCCCCCGGCACCTGGCGCGCGGAGTTCTCCTGGCAGGGGCGGCCGGGCACCGCGTCCAAGCTGGCGTCCGCGCTGCGCGGCTGGCATCTGCTGCGCTTCGAGGTCACCGCCGAGCCCTGCGCCACGGCCGAGGGCGAGCGCTACAGCGCCACCCCCGAACTGGGCATCTTCCACGCCGTCACCGGGATGCACGGGGACATCCTGATCCCTGAGGACCGGCTGCGGGCCGCGCTCCAGCGGGCCGCGCGGGGCGAGACCGAGCTGGCGGCGGAGATCGAGAAACTGCTGGGGAAGCCCTGGGACGACGAGCTGGAGCCGTTCCGGTACGCGGGTGAGGGCGCGCCGGTCCGCTGGCTCCACCAGGTCGTCTGA
- the fabF gene encoding beta-ketoacyl-ACP synthase II — protein sequence MNATNRTVVVTGIGATTPLGGDSASTWEGLLAGRSGARLLDDERFAELPVRIAATAAVDPSEVLPRPLARKLDRSAQFALIAAREAWADAGFTGPAAEDGEIDPSRLGAVISSGIGGVNTLLDQYDVLREKGARRVSPHTVPMLMPNSPSANVGLEVNARAGVHSVVSACASGAEAIGYAMEMIRSGRADVVITGGTEAAIHPLPVAAFASMMAMSKNNEEPEKASRPYDKGRDGFVLGEGAGVVVLESAESAARRGARVYCEVLGQGLSADSHHIAQPEPEGRGIAAAMRNLLDSSDLKPQEIVHLNAHATSTPQGDVAEVKALRQVLGEDLDHVAVSATKSMTGHLLGGAGGVETVATVLALYHRTAPPTINVDDLDPEVDADIVRGEPRALPEGTIAAINNSFGFGGHNVVLAFRSV from the coding sequence GTGAACGCGACCAATCGCACCGTGGTCGTCACCGGTATCGGCGCAACCACACCGTTGGGTGGCGACAGCGCGTCAACCTGGGAGGGTCTGCTCGCCGGACGCTCCGGGGCCAGGCTCCTGGACGACGAGCGCTTCGCCGAGCTGCCGGTCCGTATCGCCGCGACCGCGGCCGTGGACCCCTCCGAGGTACTGCCCCGGCCGCTCGCCCGCAAGCTGGACCGTTCGGCGCAGTTCGCGCTGATCGCGGCCCGGGAAGCCTGGGCGGACGCCGGTTTCACCGGCCCCGCCGCCGAGGACGGTGAGATCGACCCGAGCCGTCTCGGCGCGGTGATCTCCTCCGGTATCGGCGGGGTGAACACCCTGCTCGACCAGTACGACGTCCTGCGGGAGAAGGGCGCGCGGCGGGTCTCCCCGCACACCGTGCCCATGCTGATGCCGAACAGCCCCTCGGCCAATGTGGGCCTGGAGGTGAACGCCCGGGCGGGCGTGCACTCCGTGGTCTCCGCGTGTGCCTCGGGCGCCGAGGCGATCGGCTACGCCATGGAGATGATCCGCAGCGGCCGTGCCGATGTCGTCATCACCGGCGGCACGGAGGCGGCGATCCACCCGCTGCCCGTGGCGGCCTTCGCCAGCATGATGGCGATGTCCAAGAACAACGAGGAGCCCGAGAAGGCGTCCCGCCCGTACGACAAGGGCCGCGACGGCTTCGTCCTCGGCGAGGGCGCGGGCGTGGTCGTCCTGGAGTCGGCGGAGTCCGCCGCCCGCCGGGGTGCCCGGGTCTACTGCGAGGTGCTGGGTCAGGGCCTGTCGGCCGACAGCCACCACATCGCGCAGCCGGAGCCGGAGGGCCGCGGCATCGCCGCCGCCATGCGGAACCTGCTGGACAGCTCCGACCTCAAGCCGCAGGAGATCGTCCATCTGAACGCGCACGCGACGTCCACCCCGCAGGGTGACGTGGCGGAGGTCAAGGCCCTGCGCCAGGTGCTCGGCGAGGACCTCGACCATGTCGCGGTCTCGGCGACCAAGTCGATGACCGGGCATCTGCTCGGTGGCGCGGGCGGCGTCGAGACGGTGGCCACCGTCCTGGCGCTGTACCACCGGACGGCTCCGCCGACCATCAACGTGGACGACCTGGACCCGGAGGTCGACGCCGACATCGTGCGCGGTGAGCCGCGGGCGCTGCCGGAGGGCACGATCGCCGCGATCAACAACTCGTTCGGCTTCGGCGGCCACAACGTGGTGCTGGCGTTCCGTTCGGTCTGA